Within the Medicago truncatula cultivar Jemalong A17 chromosome 4, MtrunA17r5.0-ANR, whole genome shotgun sequence genome, the region GTGGAGGAAGATGGATAGTTGATAATTCTGTGTGTGAAGTTGGTGAGGAACAACATTCTTATTTTGGTGGAATCTTTGGTTGGATGGAGAGGTTCTTAAGGAAAGGTTCAACCGCCTTTTTGAGCTTTGTGATAATAAAATGGCAACATTGGCTGAGATGAATCATTTAGGGTGGGGCGAGGGAGGCGATGCTTGAATGTGAAATATCATATGAGGTAAtgggcttgggaggaggagcaACTGAGGGAGTGTAATGCTATGTTAAATTCTATTATTTTGCAGGATGATGTTATTGGCAGGTGATTCTGGAGTTTGCgttcttcaaaaagaaaatatggtgAGTTCAGCTTAAACCTTTTTACAACAATCAACGGTTCAAAACAACATTGCAGTATAATCTTGTTTTTTGACATCAAGATGTTCCTCTAAAAGTCAATCTTTTGTGTGGCGTCTACTTCTCAACTACCTTCCAACAAACAACAATTTGTTCAAGAGAGGGGTGATTCCATAACTGCTCAATCTTGTGTGGGAGGGTGTGGTAAGTTAGAAGACGCGgctcgattttttttttgcattgcGACTATTTTCATCAAGTCTGGATCGTGGTTTCTTCTTAGCTAGGCTTCGTCATGGTCACTCCTTATCGTATTTAAGATCACTTAACTCAGTTCGACATTGACTTCTCTAAATACAAACAAGGCATTACccaattaatttttgttttcaacggtttgggttttatggaaagaaagaaatgcaATAATCTTCAAGAATAAACATAATTCTATCCAACAATTGCTTGACAAAATTAAGGTGCAATCCTATGGTTGGTTGAAAGCGAAGCacatcaactttgttttttaaCCACCACATGTGATCGCTAAATCctcttttatatttatgattGTCTTCTTTGCTTTCTTGATGATGATTTTTATCATATTCCGATGTAGCAATACATTTCTCCTTGCTTCTGTTAAGCACTCCTTATGCGGATAAAGTAAAGTCGTTTGGTTATATGTAATTCCATTTTACCTTCttaataagtgttttttttttcaccattAAACTAATAAATTACATCATAATTCATTTGATTTCATATGATGCATGATTTATTTCACATGTGCATATAGTAGAATCGActactaaaataaacataaacataacttgaacaacaacaaacttattttttgaacagaaaacaacaacaatagttAACAATTAATAGTGAAAAACATGAACATTGTACTCAACACAAGCATCCTCAGATTTGAAATCAATCGAATGAGTATTAGCTTCAGCATAACCTCTAGCAAATCTGAAAACTCCACTACCACCAATCACAGGCATCTCTCTAACTTTATGAAAAACAGCATTCCTTCCCAATATAGTAAGTGTACTTCCATTATACTTTCCTTCAGTAAAAGCAAAATTCATAGCCATAAGCAAATCAACTTCATCTTTGCATGCAGATGCATAGAACCCTTGAGCTTTTCCAACAATCTTAGAATTCAACTGTGGTCCTAAAGTTAAAGGGTTGTCGATCATGCGGACTGAACCAAAGGCAGTGTTGGAGTTTAATGATGGTGGAATAACTACGATAGAAGTAGGGTTTTTTCCACTCACTATGTCATGccaataaaatttgaaatgacTTAGCTTTTCCTTCTTGTTTAGGCCTAACAACTTGCGATCTATTGGACGAACAAAATCAACTGTGTCTTGTTTTTCTGATGAAGTTGAAGCAGAGAGTGTGTTGCAAGAtatgagaaggaagaagaacaaAGTGATGAGGAAATGTTTGGAAGGCATTATGGTGGATGCAAGAGATTGTTGTGATGCTAACTGTGGAGACAGTAAAGTAGTGGAGGACTAGGAGAGAAGACAATAATAGTGGAAGCTTAATGAAGTGAAGTTAAAGAAAGTGAGGAACAAAATTATaagaagaggaaagtgaagGAAAAATGACAAATGGAGTGGGATGTAGGGTACGTATTTTTCtaactatttcatttttttaacaagtaaaaATGAGATTATATATAAACACCAACGAAGAGGCCTTAAAAGCACCCGGTGTACCAACAAAGACCTCAAGGGTCCGTTTGATGGTCAGGATAGGgagatatgatatgatacatTAATCATATCCTGCTTAAATTTCATGTTTGATGCACCAAAGTGATaggataaaataaatcatttctcTATCTTATTTTGACTTTCCTTTGTCATTTATATCATAAGTATAAGCTGAGTTATAAATTATCCAGATGAGATTAGAATATCATTCCTTATTTATTATCTTGATATtctgttatttttaaaatattgtcgtttttaaaataatgatagcatgtattttctattataatcaataacataccatttttacaatatttaattaattatgagagcaattttttcatttaataataatgatatcCTTTTTTTATCATGTGCGCATCAAACACATGATAGGATTAATATCATGCCCCTTTTCCTATCATGACCATCAAACGGATCCTAATCTTAAAAAGAAGTGACTTTTGgacatcaaaattttgatcTTACCTGTGTATTTtggtttttatgttaatttttataaCTAGTGTGTAGAagataaaatgtttaaaaaaaaaaaaaaaaaaaaaaaaaaagcacatacAATGTCGTATAATCTCTGTATTTTGATGTtcatcttacttttttttttttttttttggtcttaatGTTCATCTTACTTTTATTGTTATGCTtcgttgtttgttttttgtattgCTTGTTTTGGTACATGTTTGCACACCATATGTTTGACGAAGTGGTTGAAAACGAACTGTTGCATAGGTACTATAGTTCAACAAAAGGGCTTATGGCGGCTTTCATTAATTTCAACATCCTCTTAACCACGCAAATGTCTTGTTAAGATGTGATAAAATTGTTCATATCAAAATCACTTATAGTTAATTTGAGCGAACATATGTAAACATCTTTTCTGAAGTTGGATGAATTTAAAAACTGTGCATCTCAACTTAATTATTGTTGGACGAAAAGGAGTTTTATTATTTATGcaatcaaaattaaaacttgaaattaattaaaggatcaaatgactttttagtttttgaaggaaaggatcaaatgacctattaagcatagaatctattttaaaatcaaaagtcaCAAATAGtaacttcaatttcttttaaagTCATACTAGTCTGCCAAAATTGACAACTGGGAGAATTGAATATTAGATCTTGAGAGGAGCATACTTCAATGTCTCAAGTCAAAATCAATGTCTCAAATTATTCTCATATTTGCTAGGAACTTTGAAGTGTGATGCTCTTAAAATCTTAAGTTCGATTCTCTCGCAAACAATCAGGTGAACTAgtttatcttcttaaaaaaaatgtcaattcaattttgttattgatcatttcattgtttagaGATTATTATTCTCAAGGTATCCTTTAGATCACACAAAAGAGAGTTATATCgataaagttgaaaataaattgacaaaaaagataataaattatTGGTGACCTTAATCATCAAGGGAGACTATTTTAGCTTCAAATATTGCCCTttagaaaatttataaatttagaaaattaagTATTTTTCTTCACTTTGGCTTTTTTTCTACATGAGTAGCATGATATTGAGGGCTAAATTTATAATAACTTAAGTATTTTTCTTCACTAAATTTAGATTAACATGAGTAGTACATATTGGTAATTCAcaccttagtgtttttaggtgACTTATAGATTATTGATGTTATTAAGCATATGTGCTGGATTAAGACAATATTAAGTCATATATTTCTCTTCTCCCTATCTGAAAAGAACTATAGGCATAAATATACgggttgaggaagaaccaaatcagccgccACTAACCTATGTTGTGTATTTCACATCACGATTTCTTCTCTGTGATCGTTGCTGTTGAGAGGACCATCAAAGCCTCATTCAAGTATTCCTAATACCTAATTATTAATATCCTTGATTAATGaaacatgtcgtagatccgatcataatcatgttcaatgttttgtttgcttaaattattgattcataattattgaacatattttatgattttatggtTCGTTGGGATTATGTCAAATTCACGTCAAATATAtagctaaattatttattacaaCAACTAAAAAGTTATTAAATTACGGTTATCAAAAGTAGTAGGTTTGCATTgaatttaacaatattttaacttttaaaaagtcaaatttatcacttttcaccatttttcaatgcaatatttctAAATTTATCCTATTAACCAAAGTTCGAAGgacactctttaacatttccCATTAATAACCATACTAAATCcaaatcaaaaaccaaaacaaccatatacatgtaacaaaaaaacaacaaccatAGACATAGTAAAAAactaagggttaaatatgtttttgatccatATAAAaatgtcaacttttcattttagtccctctaaaattttccttcaatttttagtccctataaaattttcaatcttcacttttggtccctcttttaaagtaatgattgaaaattttaggcttaattgcacttttggacccctatctttcttaaagttgcgattatggccccctaactaatttaaatacaaaacagacccctatgttttgattctttggcagttttggacccccagtccattagtgaggtgccacgtgtattatttagggggccacgtggcacctcactaatggactgggggtccaaaactgccaaacaatcaaaacataggggtctgttttgtatttaaattagttagggggtcataaccgcaacttttgaaaagatagaggtccaaaagtgcaattaagccaaaattttatagggactaaaattttagagggactaaaacgaaaagttgacatatttattgggaccaaaaacatatttaacccaaaaaaacaaacacaaatctTAAGTTAAATAATCAACAATTCAATAATGGAAAACATAAACATTATACTCGACAACAGCATCCCCAGATTTGATATCAAACCAATGAGTATTAGCTTCAGCAAATCTGAAAAGTCCAATACCACCAATCATAGGCATCTCTCAAACtttatgaaaaacaacattCCTTCCCAAAATAGTAAGTTTACTTCCATTATACTTTCCTtcagtaaaaacaaaattcatagcCATTAGCAAATCAACTTCATCTTTGCATGCAGATGCAtctgttagtttgttttaattcaagtttagttttAGTGATAATCACAATCAGTGGTTAATCACaagtttgttttagtttgttatgaagtttgttacaagtttgttagaggtTAGCAAATAAGGTTgttagagtttgttacattgcttgtgCTTCAAGCAACGTTTAGACTTGTATATAAGACCATTATCTTGTACATTCAAAAGAAGAATCAATAAAGATCATTTacaattttcatcataactttcttctctctcaattctctctctAATTCA harbors:
- the LOC25491431 gene encoding dirigent protein 22, with the translated sequence MPSKHFLITLFFFLLISCNTLSASTSSEKQDTVDFVRPIDRKLLGLNKKEKLSHFKFYWHDIVSGKNPTSIVVIPPSLNSNTAFGSVRMIDNPLTLGPQLNSKIVGKAQGFYASACKDEVDLLMAMNFAFTEGKYNGSTLTILGRNAVFHKVREMPVIGGSGVFRFARGYAEANTHSIDFKSEDACVEYNVHVFHY